In Primulina eburnea isolate SZY01 chromosome 5, ASM2296580v1, whole genome shotgun sequence, a single window of DNA contains:
- the LOC140831517 gene encoding uncharacterized protein, translated as MEDNPRDWHRLLSETLWAYRTSKRSATGTSPFTLTYGHDAVLPMEVVVPSLRVMKQNDLEPESYTEAMIMELEDLDELRMQTYNALMLQKSKVARSYNKRVNKKIFEEGDVVWKVILPLGSKDREFGKWSPNWEGPFKFYRVLDGNAYWLSSLDGRPHRRCINGKYLKHYYPSSWVEMSEPKGS; from the coding sequence ATGGAGGATAACCCCCGAGATTGGCACCGTCTGTTATCAGAAACTTTATGGGCTTATCGGACATCAAAGAGAAGTGCTACTGGCACAAGCCCTTTCACCTTGACTTATGGGCATGATGCAGTGTTGCCTATGGAAGTGGTAGTCCCTTCTTTGAGAGTAATGAAGCAAAATGATTTGGAACCAGAGAGTTACACTGAAGCTATGATCATGGAACTTGAGGATTTGGATGAGCTGAGAATGCAGACATATAATGCTTTGATGCTGCAGAAGTCCAAGGTGGCCAGAAGTTACAATAAACGTGTGAACAAGAAAATATTCGAAGAAGGAGACGTGGTTTGGAAGGTGATCCTACCTCTTGGATCCAAAGACAGGGAATTCGGCAAATGGTCGCCCAATTGGGAAGGGCCATTCAAATTTTATCGAGTTTTAGATGGAAACGCATACTGGCTGTCCAGTCTGGATGGGAGGCCACATAGAAGATGCATCAATGGCAAGTATTTAAAGCACTATTATCCCAGTAGTTGGGTGGAGATGTCGGAGCCGAAGGGTTCATGA